A genomic segment from Dendropsophus ebraccatus isolate aDenEbr1 chromosome 7, aDenEbr1.pat, whole genome shotgun sequence encodes:
- the LOC138796475 gene encoding vomeronasal type-2 receptor 26-like, protein ANNRNLSFILLISLMFSLLCVFLFIGRPVDITCMLRQIFFGIFFTVAVSSVLAKTIIVCIAFKATRPDSPWRKCVEVKLPYTVVLVCSSIQTLNAVIWLSLSPPYQEYNLDYPGKIIIQCNEGSVLAFYLMLGYMKFLAAVSFVLAFLVRTLPDIYNEAKYITFSMLVFCSVWICAILAYLSSTGKHMVTVEIFTILASGVTDIICSDHLESADRKIPASTGMNIHLGYPVGTE, encoded by the coding sequence gccaataaccggaacctcagcttcattctcctgatctctctcatgttcagcttactctgtgtgtttctcttcatcggtcgcccagtggatataacctgcatgctgagACAAATCTTTTTTGGGATCTTCTTCACAGTAGCCGTGTCTTCTGtcctggccaagaccatcatagtctgcatagcattcaaggccaccagacctgacagtccctggagaaagtgtgtggaagttaagcttccttatactgtagtgttggtctgttcatctattcagaccctgaatgcagttatctggttgtcactgtctcctccatatcaggagtataacctggattatcctgggaagatcatcattcagtgtaatgaagggtcagtcttggccttttacctcatgttgggttatatgaagtttctggcagcggtgagctttgttctagctttcctggtgaggacattacctgatatctacaatgaagccaagtacatcaccttcagcatgctggtgttctgcagtgtctggatctgtgccatcctggcctatctgagcagtacaGGGAAACACATGGTCACTGTAGAGATATTCACCATATTGGCCTCAGGGGTCACTGATATTATATGTTCTGACCACCTTGAGAGTGCAGATAGAAAAATACCTGCATCCACAGGGATGAACATCCACCTTGGCTATCCcgtgggcactgagtga